In one Neobacillus sp. WH10 genomic region, the following are encoded:
- the dnaN gene encoding DNA polymerase III subunit beta — protein MKFIIQRDRLVQSVQDVMKAVTSRTTIPILTGIKIAATTEGVTLTGSDSDISIESFIPKEDAGDEIVEIKQPGAIVLQAKFFSEIVKKLPTDSVEIEVLGSLQTVIRSGKSEFNLNGLDAEEYPHLPQIEENNKFHIATDLLKAMIRQTHFAVSTSETRPILTGVNWKIENDELTCIATDSHRLALRKAKIETENLESYNVVIPGKSLNELSKIIDDTNELIDIVITENQILFKAKHLLFFSRLLEGNYPDTSRLIPNESKTDVTVNTKEFLQAIDRASLLAREGRNNVVKFSTIEGGIIEISSNTPEVGKVVEEIQSSSIDGEELKISFSAKYMMDALKALEGSDIKVSFTGAMRPFVIRPLHDETILQLILPVRTY, from the coding sequence ATGAAATTTATCATCCAACGGGACCGTCTTGTTCAAAGTGTTCAAGATGTTATGAAGGCTGTTACATCAAGAACAACTATACCGATCTTAACAGGAATCAAAATTGCTGCTACAACAGAAGGAGTTACCTTAACAGGAAGTGACTCCGATATTTCCATTGAATCCTTTATTCCAAAAGAAGATGCCGGAGATGAAATTGTTGAAATTAAACAACCAGGAGCAATCGTTCTTCAGGCTAAATTCTTTAGTGAAATTGTCAAGAAATTGCCTACTGATTCGGTTGAAATTGAGGTTCTTGGTTCATTGCAAACTGTAATCCGCTCTGGGAAATCAGAGTTTAACTTAAACGGTCTGGATGCTGAGGAATACCCTCACCTGCCGCAAATAGAAGAAAACAATAAATTTCATATTGCGACAGATCTATTAAAAGCAATGATTAGACAAACTCATTTTGCTGTGTCCACCTCAGAAACACGCCCAATCTTGACAGGTGTAAACTGGAAAATTGAAAATGACGAGCTAACCTGTATTGCAACAGACAGCCATCGACTTGCACTAAGAAAGGCAAAAATCGAAACGGAAAATCTCGAAAGCTATAATGTTGTTATTCCAGGAAAGAGTTTAAATGAATTAAGTAAAATTATTGATGATACAAATGAATTAATTGATATTGTGATTACTGAAAATCAAATTTTATTTAAAGCAAAGCATTTATTATTTTTCTCGAGATTATTAGAAGGAAATTATCCTGATACATCTAGGTTAATTCCAAATGAAAGTAAAACGGATGTAACCGTGAATACGAAGGAATTTCTCCAAGCAATCGATCGTGCTTCATTACTGGCACGTGAAGGAAGAAATAATGTCGTGAAATTTTCAACCATTGAGGGTGGAATTATCGAAATATCATCAAATACGCCAGAGGTTGGAAAGGTAGTAGAAGAAATTCAAAGCAGTTCGATTGATGGAGAAGAGTTAAAGATATCCTTTAGCGCGAAATACATGATGGATGCTCTAAAAGCACTTGAAGGATCAGATATTAAGGTAAGTTTTACTGGAGCAATGCGTCCATTCGTTATACGCCCCCTACATGACGAAACAATTTTACAGCTTATTTTACCGGTGAGGACCTACTAA
- the yaaA gene encoding S4 domain-containing protein YaaA, whose translation MPERVKLDTEFITLGQFLKLADVIQTGGMAKWFLSEHDIFINGEQDQRRGRKLRAGDKVQIAGFGEYVITD comes from the coding sequence GTGCCTGAAAGAGTAAAGCTAGACACAGAGTTTATTACATTAGGTCAATTTTTGAAGCTGGCTGATGTGATTCAAACTGGCGGAATGGCAAAATGGTTTTTAAGTGAACATGACATTTTTATTAACGGTGAACAGGACCAAAGAAGAGGGAGAAAACTTCGTGCCGGTGACAAAGTCCAAATTGCTGGCTTTGGGGAGTATGTGATAACCGACTAG
- the recF gene encoding DNA replication/repair protein RecF produces MYIEKLALKNYRNYEELVVQFENKVNVILGENAQGKTNVMESIYVLALAKSHRTSNDKELIRWDQEYAKIEGRVQKQNGSLPLELIISKKGKKAKCNHIEQQKLSQYVGNLNVVMFAPEDLNIVKGSPQVRRRFIDMEIGQVSPIYLHDMSQYHKILQQRNHYLKMLQIKKQTDQTMLEILTEQFIQMAVKIVKKRFEFLNLLEKWAQPIHQGISRGLETLEVTYKPSVEVLEEQDLSKMIASFEEKFAKVRTREIERGTTLFGPHRDDLLFFVNGRDVQTFGSQGQQRTTALSVKLAEIELIYNEIGEYPILLLDDVLSELDDYRQSHLLNTIQGKVQTFVTTTSVEGIDHQTLKEASTFFVKSGDMKKVN; encoded by the coding sequence ATGTATATTGAAAAATTAGCACTAAAAAATTATCGGAATTATGAAGAATTAGTCGTTCAATTTGAAAATAAAGTAAATGTCATCTTAGGTGAAAATGCCCAAGGTAAAACAAATGTTATGGAGTCCATTTACGTCTTAGCGTTGGCGAAATCACACCGAACCTCCAACGATAAAGAACTTATTCGCTGGGACCAGGAGTATGCTAAAATAGAAGGCAGGGTTCAAAAACAAAATGGTTCTTTGCCCTTGGAATTAATTATTTCTAAAAAGGGAAAGAAAGCAAAATGCAACCATATTGAACAGCAGAAGTTAAGTCAATATGTTGGGAATCTGAACGTGGTCATGTTTGCTCCTGAAGACCTTAATATTGTTAAAGGGAGCCCGCAGGTACGAAGACGATTTATTGATATGGAAATTGGGCAAGTATCGCCCATTTATTTACATGATATGAGTCAATATCACAAAATACTTCAACAACGTAATCATTATTTAAAAATGCTGCAGATAAAAAAACAAACAGATCAAACGATGCTCGAAATTTTAACAGAGCAGTTTATTCAAATGGCTGTGAAGATTGTGAAAAAGCGGTTTGAATTTCTTAATCTGCTTGAAAAATGGGCGCAGCCAATTCATCAAGGGATTTCAAGAGGTCTAGAAACGCTCGAAGTTACCTATAAGCCATCAGTTGAGGTATTAGAAGAACAAGATTTGTCGAAGATGATAGCAAGCTTTGAGGAGAAGTTTGCAAAGGTTAGAACAAGGGAAATAGAACGTGGTACAACCCTATTCGGCCCCCATCGTGACGATTTATTGTTCTTTGTCAATGGAAGGGATGTTCAAACCTTTGGTTCACAGGGGCAGCAGCGAACAACCGCCCTTTCCGTCAAGCTTGCTGAAATTGAATTAATCTATAATGAAATTGGCGAGTATCCAATTTTGCTCCTTGATGACGTTTTATCGGAATTGGATGATTACAGGCAATCCCATTTGCTTAACACCATTCAAGGAAAGGTTCAAACGTTTGTGACAACAACAAGCGTCGAAGGGATTGATCATCAGACACTAAAGGAAGCATCAACCTTTTTTGTTAAATCCGGTGATATGAAGAAAGTTAATTGA
- a CDS encoding extracellular matrix regulator RemB, whose amino-acid sequence MYIHIGEDLNIRAKDIISILDKESANNSPLVEEFLEHHKERLINLSKNPFKSVIITYDKVYLSPIASGTLKKRSNQMSIHEFL is encoded by the coding sequence ATGTATATTCACATCGGGGAAGATCTTAACATTAGGGCGAAAGACATTATTTCGATATTAGATAAAGAGAGTGCGAATAATTCTCCGTTGGTTGAAGAGTTCTTAGAGCACCATAAAGAAAGATTAATTAACTTGTCCAAAAACCCCTTTAAATCAGTCATAATTACATATGACAAAGTTTACTTATCCCCTATTGCTTCTGGAACATTAAAAAAACGTTCAAACCAAATGAGTATACATGAATTTTTATAA
- the gyrB gene encoding DNA topoisomerase (ATP-hydrolyzing) subunit B gives MEQKAVEQTYGADQIQVLEGLEAVRKRPGMYIGSTSGKGLHHLVWEIVDNSIDEALAGYCDEINVIIEEDNSITVKDNGRGIPVDIQEKMGRPAVEVIMTVLHAGGKFGGGGYKVSGGLHGVGASVVNALSTELEVYVHRDGKIHLIKFERGAVVKELEVIGTTDKTGTITRFKPDGEIFTETLVYEYDILATRLRELAFLNRGIKITIEDKRVENKRNEYHYEGGIKSYVEHLNRTKEVIHDEPIYIEGERDGISVEVALQYNEGYTDNIYSFANNIHTYEGGTHESGFKTALTRVINDYARKNSLIKENDTNLSGEDVREGITAIISIKHPDPQFEGQTKTKLGNSEVRAITDTVFSSTFEKFMLENPTVARKIIDKGLMAARARLAAKKARELTRRKSALEVSSLPGKLADCSSKDPSESELYIVEGDSAGGSAKQGRDRHFQAILPLKGKILNVEKARLDKILSNNEVRAMITAIGTGIGEDFDIAKARYHKIVIMTDADVDGAHIRTLILTFFYRYMRKILEAGYIYIAQPPLYKVQQGKRVEYAYNDKELDRIFAELPAAPKPNIQRYKGLGEMNPGQLWETTMDPEHRSMLLVSLEDAIEADETFDMLMGEKVEPRRNFIEANAQYVKNLDI, from the coding sequence ATGGAACAAAAGGCAGTGGAACAAACATACGGTGCCGACCAAATTCAGGTTCTCGAAGGACTTGAAGCAGTTCGAAAACGACCTGGTATGTATATCGGGTCGACAAGCGGAAAAGGGCTCCATCATCTTGTTTGGGAGATTGTTGATAACAGTATTGATGAGGCACTCGCAGGCTACTGTGACGAAATCAATGTCATTATTGAGGAAGATAACAGTATCACTGTAAAAGATAATGGCCGTGGAATTCCGGTAGATATTCAAGAAAAGATGGGCAGACCAGCTGTTGAAGTCATTATGACGGTTCTTCACGCGGGTGGTAAATTTGGCGGTGGCGGCTATAAGGTTTCCGGCGGACTCCATGGAGTTGGTGCTTCCGTTGTTAATGCCCTTTCCACAGAGCTTGAGGTTTATGTCCACCGTGATGGTAAAATTCACTTGATCAAATTTGAACGAGGCGCAGTCGTTAAAGAATTAGAGGTAATTGGAACGACCGACAAAACGGGGACGATTACACGCTTTAAACCAGACGGTGAAATTTTCACTGAAACATTGGTATATGAATATGACATACTTGCGACTCGTCTTCGTGAGCTTGCGTTTCTTAACCGCGGAATCAAAATCACGATTGAAGATAAGCGAGTTGAAAATAAACGAAATGAATACCATTATGAGGGTGGTATTAAATCGTATGTAGAACATTTAAACCGTACAAAAGAGGTTATACATGATGAACCGATTTACATTGAAGGTGAGCGGGACGGTATTAGTGTTGAAGTAGCACTCCAATATAACGAGGGCTATACAGATAACATTTACTCTTTCGCAAATAATATCCACACCTATGAAGGCGGGACACATGAATCAGGCTTTAAAACAGCTTTAACAAGGGTTATTAATGATTATGCTAGAAAAAACAGCCTAATAAAGGAAAATGATACCAACCTTTCCGGAGAAGATGTTCGTGAAGGGATCACAGCCATTATTTCCATCAAACATCCTGACCCGCAATTTGAAGGGCAAACAAAGACGAAGCTTGGGAACTCTGAAGTCAGAGCGATTACAGATACTGTGTTTTCCAGCACGTTTGAAAAGTTCATGTTAGAAAATCCAACAGTTGCCAGGAAAATAATTGATAAAGGTTTGATGGCAGCAAGGGCGAGGCTTGCAGCTAAGAAAGCCAGGGAATTAACGCGTCGAAAAAGTGCATTAGAGGTTTCCAGTTTACCGGGGAAATTAGCAGATTGTTCATCAAAAGATCCATCAGAAAGTGAATTGTACATCGTTGAGGGTGATTCTGCGGGCGGTTCAGCGAAACAAGGGCGTGACCGTCATTTTCAAGCGATTTTACCGTTAAAAGGAAAAATTCTTAATGTTGAGAAAGCCCGTCTGGATAAAATCCTTTCTAACAACGAAGTTAGGGCGATGATTACGGCCATTGGAACAGGTATCGGAGAGGATTTTGATATTGCTAAGGCCCGTTATCATAAAATTGTCATTATGACAGATGCTGATGTTGACGGCGCCCATATTCGCACGCTAATCTTAACGTTCTTCTACCGTTATATGAGAAAAATTTTGGAAGCAGGTTATATATATATTGCCCAGCCGCCACTCTATAAGGTTCAACAAGGTAAACGAGTAGAGTATGCTTATAATGACAAAGAATTAGACCGGATTTTTGCAGAGCTACCAGCTGCACCTAAGCCGAATATCCAGCGTTATAAAGGTTTAGGGGAAATGAATCCTGGACAATTATGGGAAACAACGATGGATCCTGAGCATAGAAGTATGCTTCTAGTTAGTCTGGAAGATGCAATCGAAGCAGACGAAACCTTTGATATGTTAATGGGTGAAAAAGTAGAACCGCGTCGGAACTTCATTGAAGCGAACGCACAATATGTAAAGAATTTAGATATATAA
- the gyrA gene encoding DNA gyrase subunit A, which translates to MTETPNPQIKEINISQEMRTSFLDYAMSVIVSRALPDVRDGLKPVHRRILYAMHDLGIHADKPYKKSARIVGDVIGKYHPHGDSAVYETMVRMAQDFNYRYMLVDGHGNFGSVDGDGAAAMRYTESKMSKISMELLRDINKDTIDYQDNYDGEEREPVVLPARFPNLLVNGTTGIAVGMATNIPPHQLGEVIDGVLAVSRDPEMTTQELMEIIPGPDFPTGGLIIGRSGMRKAYETGRGSITIRAKVEIEQKSNGKEVIIVNELPYQVNKARLIEKIAELARDKKIDGITDLRDESDRRGMRIVIEVRKDANANVLLNNLYKHTALQTSFGINTLALVGGQPKVLSLKQCLVYYLDHQKVVIRRRTEFELRKAEARAHILEGLRIALDNLDAVITLIRNSQTTDIAREGLMTQFNLSEKQAQAILDMRLQRLTGLEREKIEDEFQSLMKLIAELKAILADEEKILEIIREELLEIKERFNDKRRTEIVTGGIENIEDEDLIPRENIVISLTHNGYIKRLPVSTYRAQRRGGRGIQGMGTNEDDFVEHLITTSTHDTILFFTNKGKVYRSKGYEIPEFSRTAKGIPIINLLGIEKGEWVNAIIPVEEFVDDWSLFFTTKEGISKRSPLTSFANIRNNGLIALSLREGDELISVRMTDGSKHMIIGTKNGMLIHFPETDVRSMGRTATGVKGITLDPGDEVVGMEVLEEDNDVLIVTKNGYGKRTPASEYRVQGRGGKGIKTCHVTEKNGELVSMRAVTGEEDLMLITTGGVLIRIDVAGISKMGRNTQGVKLISMKESENEFVATVAKVEKEEAQENENSDEEVIAVDENQDVSTPEGEE; encoded by the coding sequence ATGACTGAAACACCCAATCCTCAAATTAAAGAGATTAATATTAGCCAGGAGATGAGAACATCATTCCTTGACTATGCAATGAGTGTTATTGTTTCTCGTGCCCTTCCAGATGTTCGTGACGGGCTAAAACCAGTTCACCGCCGTATTCTATATGCGATGCATGATCTTGGCATCCATGCGGATAAACCGTATAAAAAATCAGCCCGTATCGTTGGAGATGTAATCGGTAAATATCATCCGCATGGTGATTCAGCGGTGTATGAAACGATGGTCCGGATGGCGCAAGATTTCAACTATCGATATATGCTCGTCGATGGGCATGGAAACTTCGGCTCTGTCGATGGAGACGGAGCAGCTGCGATGCGTTATACAGAATCGAAGATGTCTAAAATATCAATGGAATTATTACGAGATATCAACAAAGATACCATTGATTATCAAGATAACTATGATGGAGAGGAACGAGAGCCTGTTGTTTTGCCGGCACGGTTTCCAAACCTCTTAGTGAACGGAACAACCGGGATTGCTGTTGGGATGGCGACAAATATTCCTCCGCATCAGCTTGGAGAAGTCATTGATGGCGTATTAGCTGTCAGCCGTGACCCAGAAATGACCACGCAGGAGTTAATGGAAATTATCCCTGGTCCGGATTTCCCAACCGGAGGACTAATAATTGGCCGAAGCGGCATGCGTAAAGCATACGAAACCGGCAGAGGCTCGATCACCATCCGTGCGAAGGTGGAGATTGAACAAAAATCCAATGGCAAGGAAGTTATCATTGTTAATGAACTGCCCTACCAGGTAAATAAAGCTAGATTGATTGAAAAAATTGCCGAGCTAGCTCGCGATAAAAAAATTGATGGTATCACTGATTTAAGAGATGAATCTGACCGCAGAGGAATGCGGATTGTGATTGAAGTTCGTAAAGATGCGAATGCCAATGTCCTCTTAAATAACTTATATAAACATACAGCACTGCAAACAAGCTTTGGAATCAACACCTTAGCCCTTGTTGGCGGCCAGCCAAAGGTGTTAAGCCTTAAGCAATGCCTTGTTTACTATTTAGACCATCAAAAAGTGGTCATTCGCCGGAGAACAGAGTTTGAATTGCGTAAAGCTGAAGCACGTGCTCATATTTTAGAAGGCTTAAGAATTGCACTCGATAATTTAGATGCAGTCATTACCCTTATTCGAAACTCGCAGACAACTGATATTGCCCGCGAAGGCTTAATGACACAATTTAACCTATCCGAAAAACAAGCACAAGCCATTCTTGATATGCGCCTGCAGCGTTTAACAGGTTTGGAACGAGAGAAAATTGAGGATGAATTTCAAAGTCTCATGAAGCTAATTGCTGAATTAAAGGCCATTTTAGCTGATGAGGAAAAGATTCTTGAAATAATCCGCGAAGAACTATTAGAAATTAAAGAGCGTTTTAATGATAAACGCCGTACGGAAATTGTCACGGGCGGAATTGAAAATATTGAAGACGAGGATTTAATTCCTCGAGAAAATATCGTTATTTCCTTGACACATAATGGTTACATTAAGCGTCTCCCAGTTTCCACTTATCGTGCGCAAAGACGCGGAGGCCGCGGGATCCAAGGGATGGGAACAAATGAAGATGACTTCGTCGAGCATTTAATCACGACATCGACACATGATACCATTCTCTTCTTTACGAACAAAGGTAAGGTTTATCGTTCAAAAGGCTATGAAATACCAGAATTCAGCCGAACAGCTAAAGGAATACCGATTATTAATCTCCTCGGGATTGAAAAAGGTGAATGGGTTAACGCCATCATTCCTGTCGAAGAATTCGTCGATGATTGGTCCTTATTCTTTACAACAAAAGAGGGGATCTCTAAACGTTCGCCGTTAACATCGTTTGCCAATATTCGGAACAATGGTTTAATTGCCTTGAGTTTGCGTGAGGGTGATGAATTAATCTCCGTCCGAATGACCGATGGCAGCAAACACATGATTATTGGTACAAAAAATGGAATGTTGATTCACTTCCCTGAAACTGACGTAAGATCGATGGGACGAACGGCTACAGGTGTTAAAGGAATTACACTTGATCCTGGTGATGAAGTGGTTGGAATGGAAGTATTAGAAGAGGATAATGACGTTCTCATTGTAACAAAAAATGGTTATGGAAAACGTACGCCTGCATCCGAATACCGTGTCCAAGGACGTGGCGGTAAAGGAATAAAGACCTGCCATGTTACCGAGAAAAATGGAGAACTTGTATCGATGAGAGCTGTGACAGGTGAAGAGGACCTTATGCTTATTACTACTGGCGGTGTCCTCATTCGAATTGATGTAGCCGGTATTTCTAAAATGGGCCGGAACACTCAAGGTGTCAAGCTTATCAGTATGAAGGAAAGCGAAAACGAATTTGTGGCAACCGTCGCAAAGGTTGAAAAAGAAGAAGCTCAAGAAAATGAAAACAGTGATGAGGAAGTAATCGCTGTTGATGAAAATCAAGATGTCAGCACACCAGAGGGCGAAGAATAA
- a CDS encoding YaaC family protein, with protein sequence MDTKYKDWKSFSCFFSAEYCQRYLKNSYHKLNLENPEQKSYENCYAFLYYLEHGQIYYEQAEKSPLIIKPILLFYGLVHLIKACILTTDPSYPETTAVLAHGVSTRKRKKQNYLFFQDEVKFQKNGLFPFMSEKLFHMKQLEGEKVIMEELLQLIPELNDLFFLLEGKRTFEKLLQDGDCLLIPESVLDHYHMTEDRFKEFLTSKFEKGVEFSDSVLALTLNDKRSLDVSPLKYNLEDGSYTISLNKSYLFTFPELLIHYLLLYNLSMIARYETEWWSELTKMMPNQDYPFIDTFLTITMKKGPFLIYQFLMK encoded by the coding sequence TTGGATACTAAATATAAAGACTGGAAAAGCTTTAGTTGTTTCTTTTCTGCAGAATACTGCCAGCGCTATTTAAAAAATAGTTATCATAAGCTTAATTTGGAGAATCCTGAACAAAAGAGCTATGAAAACTGCTATGCCTTTCTCTATTATCTCGAACATGGACAAATATATTATGAACAGGCAGAAAAATCGCCACTTATTATAAAACCTATTTTGCTTTTTTATGGTCTTGTCCATTTAATTAAAGCTTGTATTTTAACCACTGATCCTTCTTATCCTGAGACAACGGCTGTTTTAGCACATGGTGTTTCGACTAGGAAAAGGAAAAAGCAAAATTACCTTTTCTTTCAGGATGAAGTAAAGTTTCAAAAAAATGGGTTATTTCCCTTCATGTCCGAAAAATTGTTTCACATGAAACAATTGGAAGGGGAGAAGGTCATTATGGAGGAACTACTTCAGCTTATACCGGAACTCAATGATTTATTCTTTTTACTCGAAGGAAAACGAACATTCGAGAAATTACTACAGGATGGAGACTGTCTTTTGATCCCTGAATCTGTATTAGATCATTATCATATGACAGAAGATCGGTTCAAGGAATTTTTGACATCGAAGTTTGAAAAAGGAGTCGAATTTTCAGATAGTGTGCTTGCGTTAACATTGAATGATAAGAGATCTCTAGACGTTTCACCATTAAAATATAATTTAGAGGATGGCTCCTATACAATTTCACTTAACAAAAGTTATCTTTTTACTTTTCCTGAACTGCTGATCCATTATTTACTGCTCTATAACTTAAGTATGATTGCCCGATATGAAACAGAATGGTGGAGTGAATTAACGAAAATGATGCCAAATCAGGATTATCCTTTTATCGATACCTTCCTTACGATCACAATGAAAAAAGGACCCTTTTTAATTTATCAGTTTTTAATGAAATAA
- the guaB gene encoding IMP dehydrogenase: protein MWESKFSKEGLTFDDVLLIPGKSEVLPKDVSLKVELSTSVKLNIPIISAGMDTVTESEMAIAIARQGGLGIIHKNMTIEQQAEQVEKVKRSESGVINDPFFLTPEHQVFDAEHLMGKYRISGVPIVNNMDEQKLVGIITNRDLRFIQDQDYSFKISDVMTKENLVTAPVGTTLKEAEKILQKYKIEKLPLVNNQGVLKGLITIKDIEKVIEFPNSAKDKQGRLLAGAAVGVTSDTMKRAEALVAANVDVLVVDTAHGHSKGVLDTVKDLKNAFPHVTIIAGNVATAEATKDLFEAGADVVKVGIGPGSICTTRVVAGVGVPQITAVYDCATEAMKQGKTVIADGGIKYSGDIVKALAAGGHAVMLGSLLAGVSESPGETEIFQGRRFKVYRGMGSVAAMEKGSKDRYFQEDNKKFVPEGIEGRIPYKGPLAETIYQLIGGLRSGMGYCGTKDLYDLRTKAQFVKMTGAGLRESHPHDVQITKEAPNYSK from the coding sequence ATGTGGGAAAGTAAATTTTCAAAAGAAGGTTTAACGTTTGATGATGTTTTATTAATTCCTGGTAAGTCAGAGGTACTGCCAAAAGATGTAAGTCTGAAAGTAGAATTGTCGACTAGTGTAAAGCTTAATATTCCAATTATTAGTGCTGGTATGGACACAGTTACTGAATCAGAAATGGCGATTGCCATTGCCCGTCAAGGTGGCTTAGGGATCATCCATAAAAATATGACCATCGAGCAGCAGGCAGAGCAGGTAGAGAAGGTTAAGAGGTCTGAAAGTGGAGTTATTAATGATCCATTTTTCCTAACCCCTGAACACCAAGTATTTGATGCGGAGCATCTGATGGGGAAATATCGCATTTCCGGGGTGCCGATTGTTAATAATATGGATGAACAGAAGCTTGTTGGGATTATCACTAATAGAGATCTTCGCTTTATCCAAGATCAAGATTATTCATTTAAAATTTCAGATGTGATGACAAAGGAAAATCTTGTAACGGCACCTGTTGGAACCACATTGAAAGAGGCTGAAAAAATCCTTCAGAAGTATAAAATTGAAAAACTGCCGCTTGTTAATAATCAGGGGGTTTTGAAAGGCTTAATCACCATTAAGGACATTGAAAAGGTGATTGAATTTCCAAACTCAGCAAAAGACAAGCAAGGCCGCTTATTAGCAGGTGCGGCAGTTGGAGTAACATCGGATACAATGAAACGGGCTGAGGCGCTTGTTGCAGCCAATGTTGATGTCCTGGTTGTCGATACGGCCCATGGCCATTCCAAGGGTGTTCTTGATACCGTGAAAGACCTGAAAAATGCTTTTCCACATGTAACGATTATTGCCGGAAACGTGGCAACAGCTGAAGCAACTAAAGACTTATTTGAAGCAGGCGCTGATGTTGTAAAAGTAGGAATTGGACCTGGTTCCATTTGTACAACCAGGGTTGTGGCAGGTGTTGGGGTTCCGCAAATAACTGCAGTCTATGACTGTGCAACGGAAGCGATGAAGCAAGGAAAAACGGTTATTGCTGATGGTGGGATTAAATACTCCGGAGATATCGTAAAGGCACTGGCCGCAGGCGGACATGCTGTTATGCTCGGCAGTTTGTTAGCAGGGGTTTCTGAGAGCCCTGGAGAGACAGAAATTTTCCAAGGACGCCGCTTTAAGGTATATCGCGGAATGGGTTCTGTGGCTGCAATGGAAAAGGGTTCGAAAGACCGATATTTCCAAGAGGATAATAAAAAGTTTGTGCCGGAAGGAATTGAAGGCCGTATTCCATATAAAGGACCATTAGCAGAAACAATTTATCAATTAATTGGCGGCTTGCGGTCTGGAATGGGCTATTGTGGCACAAAGGATCTTTACGACCTAAGGACGAAAGCACAGTTTGTTAAGATGACAGGTGCCGGCCTTAGAGAAAGTCATCCTCATGATGTCCAAATCACAAAAGAAGCACCAAATTATTCTAAATAA